One stretch of Lucilia cuprina isolate Lc7/37 chromosome 6, ASM2204524v1, whole genome shotgun sequence DNA includes these proteins:
- the LOC111681527 gene encoding ATP-dependent DNA helicase 2 subunit 1 — translation MSSWNPEFEISISDSEDEGDQLQKKFSGRESIIFVIDANLYNRSELLDNALVILRRAFLSGLLVNDRDLIGLIFANTKHSPEPHEPNCLDDIIMPEKCAVFLPPRQLNTAIVQMFLRFVETAPTQFDEIYGVAPEDEGCNFSHMLRLCMDLVQHCNYLIDNTTIVYLTDIELPHPHDSECYRQVLQKAADLKGKDVEFHLIPMIDIFNYDLFYKEFICLIQDTDIDCFEPTDPKRLREMLANRKFKQHYVRRSLGHFKFTLGPNLVLSAQYFNYYQKGKKPQKVLLQRTDSAVVRKHRITQVRKQDKEMDAAEVKDVNIKNAWYEINLGSEKMRLSYEQVNRVRNLHPPGMSLLGFKPRSSLASAIYCKTANFMYPDDIHIEGSKRLFRALWEKCIEKEKIAICLFMCRRKSMPRYVALVPVEKNTDSETHEAIMLNDGFKIVYLCCATYIRSFNLSDWNTPDNDANDDGLQVCEKLMKKFRLDYKPDILYDPDLDQLQSKLLSLAFNVSYETLGSQYFPNPDIQTQRIQKLLPTFEEVFGTEIPEVSKRSSDKTSGSSNIAKKPKLSADFDVKNEAYIKEMIKNKSLNSCTKDQLMEILSTHFNKKAPKTIKKQDLIDIIYNL, via the coding sequence ATGAGTTCCTGGAATCCAGAATTTGAAATATCGATTTCGGATTCCGAAGATGAAGGTGATCAATTACAGAAAAAGTTCAGCGGTCGAGAATctattatatttgttattgatGCCAATTTGTATAATAGATCGGAATTATTGGACAATGCATTGGTAATTTTACGTAGAGCATTTTTATCGGGCCTCCTGGTAAATGATAGGGACTTAATAGGTTTGATATTTGCAAACACAAAACATTCGCCTGAACCCCATGAGCCCAACTGTTTGGATGACATTATAATGCCAGAGAAATGTGCTGTATTTTTACCACCACGTCAACTAAACACTGCTATTGTTCAAATGTTTCTGAGATTCGTCGAAACGGCGCCAACACAATTTGATGAAATATATGGCGTAGCGCCAGAGGATGAAGGTTGTAATTTTTCACACATGCTCAGGCTTTGTATGGATTTAGTTCAGCATTGCAACTATCTGATTGATAATACCACAATTGTTTACCTAACCGACATTGAGCTTCCACATCCTCATGATTCTGAATGTTATAGACAAGTTCTACAAAAAGCTGCCGACTTAAAGGGAAAAGATGTAGAATTTCATCTGATACCCATGATAGACATCtttaattatgatttattttataaagagtttatttgtttaattcagGACACAGATATAGACTGTTTCGAGCCAACTGATCCTAAAAGATTGCGCGAAATGTTAGCCAATCGTAAGTTTAAGCAACATTATGTACGCCGCTCATTGGGACATTTTAAATTTACGTTGGGTCCTAATTTGGTACTCTCAGCCCAATATTTCAACTATTACCAAAAGGGTAAGAAACCGCAGAAAGTTCTATTGCAACGAACTGATAGTGCTGTGGTACGTAAACATCGTATTACGCAGGTACGTAAGCAGGATAAGGAAATGGATGCAGCAGAAGTAAAAgatgttaatataaaaaacgcTTGGTACGAAATAAATTTGGGTTCCGAAAAAATGCGTTTGTCCTATGAGCAGGTGAATAGAGTACGTAACCTTCACCCGCCTGGAATGTCGCTATTAGGATTTAAGCCACGTTCTTCTTTGGCAAGCGCAATATATTGCAAAACAGCCAACTTTATGTATCCAGATGATATACATATTGAGGGTTCTAAACGTCTATTCCGTGCACTTTGGGAAAAATgcatagaaaaagaaaaaattgccatttgtctTTTTATGTGTAGAAGAAAATCCATGCCTCGTTATGTAGCCCTGGTGCCAGTTGAGAAAAATACTGATTCCGAAACACATGAAGCCATTATGCTAAATGATGGCTTTAAGATTGTGTATTTGTGTTGCGCTACTTATATACGCAGTTTTAATTTAAGTGATTGGAATACACCGGATAACGATGCCAACGATGATGGATTACAGGTCTGTGAGAAACTAATGAAAAAATTCCGTTTAGATTATAAGCCAGACATCTTATATGATCCGGATTTGGATCAATTACAATCGAAACTTTTGAGTTTAGCTTTTAATGTTAGTTATGAAACATTGGGCAGTCAATATTTTCCTAATCCTGATATTCAAACACAACGTATACAAAAACTATTACCCACCTTTGAAGAAGTATTTGGCACGGAAATTCCAGAGGTATCGAAACGTTCTTCGGATAAAACATCCGGTTCATCGAACATCGCTAAGAAACCTAAATTATCAGCAGATTTTGATGTTAAAAATGAAGCTTATATTAaggaaatgattaaaaataagtCCTTGAATTCTTGTACCAAGGATCAATTGATGGAAATCTTAAGTACTCATTTCAATAAGAAAGCTCCTAAAACTATCAAAAAACAAGATCTAAtagatattatttataatttataa